A region of Moorena producens PAL-8-15-08-1 DNA encodes the following proteins:
- a CDS encoding glucose-1-phosphate adenylyltransferase: protein MKKVLGIILGGGAGSRLYPLTKPRAKPAVSVAGKYRLIDIPVSNCINSEIYKIYVLTQFNSASLNRHITRAYNFSGFSEGFVEILPAQKTAENPSWFQGTADAVRQYLWLFDGWDVDEYIILSGDHLYRMDYRLFVQRHRDTGADITLSVVPIDEKRASSFGLMQIDDRGKVIDFREKPTGELLKQMQVDTTVLGLTPEQARNSPYIASMGIYVFSKAVMKELLEANSEHTDFGHEVIPASMQKYNIQAYLFNDYWQDIGTIEAFYNANLSLTRQPKPSFSFYQEDAPIYTRARYLPPSKLLDCRVTESIIGEGCILKDCRINNSVLGLRSRVEAGTVIEDSLIMGADYYQSLTERLSAQEQGQVTLGIGKDTVIRRAIIDKNACIGNNVKIFNKDRVEEANCESEGFYIRNGIVVVIKNAVIPHGAVI, encoded by the coding sequence GTGAAAAAAGTTTTAGGAATCATTCTTGGTGGTGGCGCAGGAAGCCGCTTATATCCCTTAACCAAGCCCCGGGCTAAACCAGCAGTGTCAGTGGCAGGCAAATACCGCTTGATCGATATTCCTGTCAGTAACTGCATTAATTCTGAGATTTACAAAATCTATGTATTAACCCAATTTAACTCAGCATCTCTCAATCGCCACATTACCCGTGCCTATAATTTCTCTGGCTTCTCAGAAGGGTTTGTTGAAATTTTACCAGCCCAAAAAACTGCGGAAAACCCAAGCTGGTTTCAGGGAACAGCAGATGCAGTTCGTCAGTATCTCTGGCTATTTGATGGCTGGGATGTTGATGAATACATAATTTTATCCGGAGACCACCTCTACCGGATGGACTATCGCTTATTTGTCCAACGTCACCGGGACACTGGAGCGGATATTACTCTATCGGTTGTGCCTATTGATGAGAAACGAGCATCTAGCTTTGGCTTGATGCAAATTGATGATCGGGGTAAGGTGATTGATTTTCGCGAGAAACCTACAGGGGAATTGCTTAAACAAATGCAAGTGGATACTACTGTGCTTGGACTTACGCCAGAACAAGCCAGAAATAGTCCTTACATTGCTTCTATGGGAATTTATGTGTTTAGTAAAGCAGTGATGAAAGAACTCCTCGAAGCTAATTCTGAGCACACAGACTTTGGTCACGAAGTTATCCCAGCCTCGATGCAGAAGTATAACATTCAAGCTTATTTATTTAATGATTATTGGCAAGATATTGGCACCATTGAGGCATTCTACAATGCTAATTTATCCCTGACTCGTCAACCTAAGCCATCCTTTAGCTTTTATCAGGAAGATGCTCCGATTTACACCAGGGCTCGTTATCTACCGCCCTCAAAGCTTTTAGACTGTCGGGTAACAGAGTCAATTATTGGAGAAGGGTGTATTCTCAAAGACTGCCGCATTAATAACTCGGTATTGGGATTGCGATCGCGAGTGGAAGCTGGAACAGTTATCGAGGACAGTTTAATTATGGGGGCTGACTACTATCAATCTTTAACAGAACGTCTCTCAGCCCAAGAACAAGGCCAAGTGACTTTAGGGATTGGTAAGGATACCGTTATTCGTCGTGCAATTATCGATAAAAATGCTTGTATCGGTAACAATGTCAAAATCTTCAACAAGGATCGTGTGGAAGAAGCCAACTGCGAAAGTGAGGGATTTTATATTCGTAATGGCATTGTTGTAGTGATCAAAAATGCCGTAATTCCCCATGGAGCCGTGATTTAG
- a CDS encoding DnaJ C-terminal domain-containing protein — protein MAATDFKDYYSILGVSKTANADDIKKSFRRLARKYHPDLNPGDKQAEARFKEVNEAYEVLSDSDKRKKYDQFGQYWKQAGQGWSGRSGVGVDVGGFDFSQYGSFDEFINELLGRFSTGAPGGAGRSSHSYSYRTSTSSSNGFNDFGGFSGYSSTSGFNNTTGASADREATISLSWSEAFNGVQKRFSLGSETITVKIPPGAKPGSRIRVRGKGQVNPLNGQKGDLYLKVELKSHSFFEFDGENLVCEVPITPDEAVLGGSIDVPTPDGSVSMNIPAGIRSGQSLRLRGKGWSLPKGGRSDQLVRITIVTPKNLTNQEREYYEKIRENRRFNPRSHLSQVRL, from the coding sequence ATGGCTGCGACCGACTTCAAAGACTATTACTCCATCCTAGGAGTCAGCAAAACTGCTAATGCTGATGACATTAAAAAGTCCTTTCGGCGTTTGGCCCGGAAGTACCACCCAGACCTGAATCCTGGGGACAAACAAGCCGAGGCTCGCTTTAAGGAAGTCAATGAAGCCTACGAAGTGTTATCTGACTCGGACAAACGCAAGAAATACGATCAATTTGGTCAGTACTGGAAGCAAGCGGGACAAGGATGGTCTGGTCGTAGTGGAGTCGGTGTTGATGTTGGTGGCTTTGATTTTAGCCAGTACGGCAGCTTTGACGAGTTCATTAATGAATTGCTGGGTCGCTTTAGCACTGGTGCCCCTGGTGGTGCTGGCAGAAGTAGTCATAGCTACTCCTACCGTACAAGTACTTCTAGCTCTAATGGGTTTAATGATTTTGGTGGTTTTAGTGGCTATAGCAGCACTTCAGGCTTTAACAACACTACAGGAGCAAGTGCTGACCGGGAAGCAACCATTAGCCTCAGTTGGTCTGAAGCCTTTAATGGTGTCCAAAAACGTTTCAGCCTAGGTAGTGAAACTATAACTGTCAAGATTCCCCCTGGTGCCAAACCCGGTAGTCGTATTCGGGTGCGAGGCAAGGGTCAGGTCAATCCTCTGAATGGGCAAAAGGGAGATTTGTATTTGAAAGTAGAACTCAAATCTCACTCTTTCTTTGAGTTCGATGGTGAGAATCTGGTTTGCGAAGTGCCAATCACACCAGATGAAGCGGTTTTGGGTGGGTCAATCGACGTACCAACTCCAGATGGCTCTGTGAGTATGAATATTCCTGCTGGTATTCGTTCTGGTCAATCTCTACGGTTGCGGGGTAAAGGCTGGTCTTTACCTAAGGGTGGACGTAGTGATCAGTTAGTGCGAATTACGATAGTAACTCCGAAAAACCTCACCAATCAGGAGCGGGAGTACTATGAAAAAATCCGTGAAAATCGCCGCTTCAATCCCCGCAGTCACTTGTCCCAAGTTCGACTTTGA
- a CDS encoding peroxiredoxin family protein has translation MLRDLNFSGLINQRFFHNFVPVPATNALQLGARTPDFELPDITNNRQIKLSDYQGKQPVILAFTRIFTEKHYCPLCFPHIKNINENYQRLTEKGVEVLMITSTDIRQSQQVVNDLSLQMPLLSDPNCRTFRAYNLGQALGAPLPAQFLLDQLGKLRFQHLFSFLNPNAEVDTLLNAIDTLL, from the coding sequence ATGCTCAGAGACCTTAACTTTAGTGGCTTAATCAATCAGCGCTTCTTCCACAATTTTGTGCCTGTACCAGCAACTAACGCCCTACAACTCGGAGCAAGGACACCTGATTTTGAGCTACCAGATATTACCAATAACCGTCAGATCAAATTATCCGATTATCAGGGCAAACAACCAGTGATCTTGGCATTCACCCGCATTTTCACAGAAAAGCATTACTGTCCCCTGTGCTTCCCTCACATCAAAAACATCAATGAGAACTACCAACGCTTGACTGAGAAAGGGGTTGAGGTGTTAATGATTACGAGTACAGATATCAGGCAAAGCCAACAAGTTGTTAACGATCTCAGTTTACAAATGCCACTGCTGAGCGACCCCAACTGTAGAACTTTTCGCGCCTATAACCTTGGTCAAGCACTTGGTGCTCCCCTACCTGCTCAATTTCTTTTAGATCAGCTAGGAAAACTCCGCTTTCAACATCTATTTTCTTTCCTGAATCCCAATGCTGAAGTAGATACACTGCTCAATGCCATCGACACCCTCTTATGA
- a CDS encoding endo-1,4-beta-xylanase, translating to MKKYKWFTVLILISLGLTLTLFTFNSQLDSQTEIAKEPNTTSSAIVQIQNKNNQSSTDTTLRSLTKERGISIGTAVQAKPLEEDDTYQEVLAREFNLVTPENAMKFGRLHPKRDRYDFTNPSTIVNFAQANQMQVYGHTLVWHNSLPDWLKKKEWSRQELIDILREHIYTVVSRFRGQILVWDVVNEAIENDGSLRKTIWLKGIGPEYIEMAFRWAHQADPQAKLFYNDYKGEELGKKSNAIYALVKDLQQRGVPIHGVGFQMHTSIKRPFNPKKVAANIKRLGELGLEVRITEMDVQIYDGKGTTEEKLAAQAEVYRDILRVCLDAPNCKSFATWGLSDNYSWIPYFFDRPDSPLLFDESYRPKPAYDALVEELQPADR from the coding sequence ATGAAAAAATATAAATGGTTCACTGTTTTAATACTGATATCCTTAGGTTTAACTTTAACATTATTCACTTTTAACTCTCAATTAGATAGTCAAACGGAGATTGCAAAAGAACCTAATACTACCTCTTCAGCCATAGTTCAAATCCAGAATAAGAATAATCAAAGCTCAACTGATACTACCTTGCGTTCTTTAACCAAAGAGCGAGGAATCAGCATCGGTACAGCAGTGCAGGCTAAACCCTTAGAAGAAGATGATACTTATCAAGAAGTACTAGCTCGTGAGTTCAATCTGGTAACACCAGAAAATGCCATGAAGTTTGGACGGCTGCATCCAAAACGCGATCGCTATGATTTTACTAATCCCTCTACTATCGTCAATTTTGCCCAGGCTAACCAAATGCAGGTATACGGGCACACTTTAGTCTGGCATAACAGCTTACCAGATTGGTTAAAGAAAAAAGAATGGAGTCGCCAAGAATTGATCGATATCTTGCGAGAACATATTTACACAGTAGTTAGTCGATTTCGTGGACAAATACTTGTTTGGGATGTAGTCAATGAAGCGATTGAAAACGATGGTTCCCTAAGAAAAACAATTTGGCTAAAGGGAATTGGTCCAGAATACATTGAGATGGCATTTCGCTGGGCTCATCAAGCTGACCCACAAGCAAAATTATTCTACAATGACTATAAAGGAGAAGAACTAGGCAAAAAGAGTAATGCCATCTATGCCTTGGTCAAAGATTTGCAGCAACGGGGTGTCCCCATTCACGGTGTTGGCTTTCAGATGCACACTAGTATTAAGAGACCCTTCAATCCTAAAAAGGTAGCAGCAAATATTAAGCGTCTAGGTGAATTGGGTTTAGAAGTGCGGATTACAGAAATGGACGTACAAATCTACGATGGCAAGGGCACAACAGAAGAAAAATTGGCTGCCCAAGCAGAGGTTTATCGAGATATACTACGTGTTTGTCTAGATGCTCCCAACTGTAAATCTTTTGCAACTTGGGGGTTGAGCGACAATTACTCTTGGATTCCCTACTTTTTTGACCGTCCCGACTCGCCCTTACTCTTTGATGAATCCTATCGTCCCAAACCAGCATACGATGCTTTAGTTGAGGAACTCCAACCCGCTGACCGCTGA
- a CDS encoding acyltransferase family protein produces the protein MSLKSSTIYFQRSTFFLDVIKALSITAVVSYHSLFVPYSTYASSALFIDILFSPLRFCVPVFLTISFLLLQRGLTTRPNKSALALLKKRLFRLAIPTAFWFSLAATIKLATGNSPLEISTAVLTGEIFTGAYYLLSMFQLIPVFILTRHYIGNFITLITTLLLQLLVFIFIQASLAGFIAPEIIKVLQTFQRIPLIYWFAYLALGAYCYHKLPLIRKKSAHTPNQAKVLLILLTGVLMMAEYSWLGKITAGNVPPFEYIMFFCLISVPVAFLCFSCVEAQKFPLLVTQTVTILSRYSLGIFCINGLVSQILLSLGSNIFAEATFNLAEILGIKFVGWCLLLAISLSLSILLYKIGLKSVVC, from the coding sequence ATATCCTTAAAATCATCAACTATTTACTTCCAAAGATCGACTTTTTTTCTTGATGTTATTAAAGCCCTAAGCATTACTGCCGTTGTCTCTTACCACTCATTGTTTGTTCCTTACTCTACCTATGCCTCTAGTGCTTTATTCATAGACATTTTATTTTCACCCTTAAGATTTTGTGTACCAGTATTTTTAACAATCTCTTTTCTATTACTACAGCGTGGATTAACTACTCGCCCTAACAAATCAGCTTTAGCTTTGCTCAAAAAGCGTCTCTTTCGTCTAGCAATTCCTACTGCTTTTTGGTTTAGCTTGGCAGCTACTATTAAATTAGCAACAGGCAATTCACCTTTAGAAATAAGCACTGCTGTTTTAACAGGTGAAATCTTTACAGGTGCCTACTACTTACTAAGTATGTTTCAACTTATCCCTGTCTTTATCTTAACTAGACATTATATCGGCAATTTTATAACTCTTATTACTACTCTCTTACTTCAACTGCTTGTTTTCATTTTTATTCAGGCTTCTCTGGCTGGATTTATTGCACCAGAAATTATTAAAGTTTTACAAACTTTCCAGCGAATTCCCTTAATTTACTGGTTTGCTTACCTAGCTTTAGGTGCTTATTGCTATCACAAATTGCCTTTAATCAGGAAAAAATCTGCTCATACTCCAAATCAAGCAAAAGTTTTACTTATCTTACTAACTGGTGTGCTGATGATGGCTGAATATAGCTGGTTGGGAAAAATTACAGCAGGAAATGTCCCACCTTTTGAATATATAATGTTTTTTTGCTTAATTAGCGTACCTGTTGCTTTTCTGTGCTTTAGTTGCGTAGAAGCACAAAAATTCCCTTTACTTGTGACCCAAACTGTTACTATTTTGTCAAGATATAGCCTAGGCATCTTTTGTATTAATGGTCTCGTGAGTCAAATTTTACTTTCCTTAGGCAGTAACATTTTTGCTGAAGCTACTTTTAATTTAGCAGAAATATTAGGAATCAAGTTCGTAGGTTGGTGTTTGTTGCTGGCTATTTCTCTTAGTTTATCGATTTTACTATATAAAATAGGATTAAAGTCTGTGGTATGCTAG